The Geothrix sp. genome window below encodes:
- the topA gene encoding type I DNA topoisomerase produces the protein MARKLKQDDASAPSPAEPSAKGSKLVIVESPSKAKTITKYLGKGFKVMASVGHIRDLPRKLGVDIENGFQEEYEISPAKEKVVKELKAAAKTATELVLATDPDREGEAISWHLLEAIKPPKSLPVSRVLFNEITPAGIAKAMAAPTIINKKLVDAQRARRVLDRLVGYKVSQVLWDKVRRGLSAGRVQSVAARIIVDREREILAFNPVEYWVLKGRFAAKLPPSFWMKLVKLGGQPLQLGNKETKRRVADAVQAKDLKAQLEKAAYTVTGLETKEKKRNPAAPFTTAKLQQESAQKLKMSVSRTMQNAQRLYEGVDFGEGPVGLITYMRTDSPRLAPEAVEATRAFIAEKYGQEYLPAKARIFTGKAGAQDAHEAIRPTDITRTPESLRGHLEPDQFRLYALIWRRTMACQMEAARFDETVVQTETEVGKDTALFEAKGEIERFPGWLAVYRADKTEVDAEGIADATKGDEEDEDEALLPALKLGEALKLEQLDADQQFTKPPARFNEATLVKELEEDGIGRPSTYASIISTIQDRDYVKKHEGRFKPTELGMVVTDLLIQGFPRLLDTKYTSGMEGNLDLIEVGKLTFKKAMTDFYGPFEQALAAAGQDMQNLKAGVPTGEKCPKCGDRKKNPGTLLKRIGRNGLFVGCTNYSAELEKDKCDYTADLEKMEEPEDAPECPLCGTTPMNLRKGQWGPFWACPNYPKCKGIVKADPKGIPVPPDEPTGETCPNCGKGFVKRHGRYGEFICCIDYPTCKTVKKEILAVPCPKCGGGLSPRKTRFGKVFYGCTNYPKCDYTAWDKPVPVTCPACKNPSMGEKTRKPRGKDPIQVLLCPKCGHEEPMG, from the coding sequence GTGGCCAGGAAGCTGAAGCAAGACGATGCAAGTGCACCAAGCCCCGCCGAACCCTCCGCCAAGGGCTCGAAGCTCGTGATCGTCGAAAGCCCGTCGAAGGCGAAGACCATCACCAAGTACCTGGGCAAGGGGTTCAAGGTCATGGCCTCCGTGGGCCACATCCGGGACCTGCCCCGCAAGCTGGGCGTGGACATCGAGAACGGGTTCCAGGAGGAATACGAGATCAGCCCGGCCAAGGAGAAGGTGGTCAAGGAGCTGAAGGCCGCCGCCAAGACCGCCACCGAGCTGGTGCTCGCCACCGACCCCGACCGCGAGGGGGAGGCCATCAGCTGGCACCTGCTGGAGGCCATCAAGCCGCCGAAATCCCTGCCCGTGAGCCGGGTGCTCTTCAACGAGATCACCCCGGCGGGCATCGCCAAGGCCATGGCCGCGCCCACCATCATTAATAAGAAGCTGGTGGACGCCCAGCGGGCCCGCCGCGTGCTGGACCGCCTGGTGGGCTACAAGGTCAGCCAGGTGCTCTGGGACAAGGTGCGCCGCGGCCTCAGCGCGGGCCGCGTGCAGAGCGTGGCCGCCCGCATCATCGTCGACCGCGAGCGGGAGATCCTGGCCTTCAACCCCGTGGAGTACTGGGTGCTGAAGGGCCGGTTCGCCGCCAAGCTGCCGCCCTCCTTCTGGATGAAGCTCGTGAAGCTGGGCGGCCAGCCGCTGCAGCTGGGCAACAAGGAGACCAAGCGCCGCGTGGCCGATGCCGTGCAGGCCAAGGACCTGAAGGCCCAGCTCGAGAAGGCCGCCTACACGGTGACGGGCCTGGAGACGAAAGAGAAGAAGCGCAACCCCGCCGCCCCCTTCACCACCGCCAAACTGCAGCAGGAATCGGCCCAGAAGCTGAAGATGAGCGTGAGCCGCACCATGCAGAACGCCCAGCGCCTGTACGAGGGCGTGGACTTCGGCGAAGGCCCCGTGGGCCTCATCACCTACATGCGCACGGATTCGCCCCGCCTGGCCCCCGAGGCCGTGGAGGCCACCCGCGCCTTCATCGCCGAGAAGTACGGCCAGGAGTACCTGCCCGCCAAGGCCCGCATCTTCACCGGCAAGGCCGGCGCGCAGGATGCCCACGAGGCCATCCGCCCCACGGACATCACCCGCACGCCTGAGAGCCTGCGGGGCCACCTGGAGCCCGACCAGTTCCGCCTCTACGCCCTCATCTGGCGGCGCACCATGGCCTGCCAGATGGAGGCCGCGCGCTTTGACGAGACCGTGGTGCAGACGGAAACCGAGGTCGGCAAGGACACCGCCCTGTTCGAGGCCAAGGGCGAGATCGAGCGCTTCCCCGGCTGGCTGGCGGTCTACCGCGCCGACAAGACCGAGGTGGATGCCGAGGGCATCGCCGACGCCACCAAGGGCGACGAGGAGGACGAGGACGAGGCCCTGCTGCCCGCCCTCAAGCTGGGCGAGGCCCTGAAGCTCGAGCAGCTCGACGCCGACCAGCAGTTCACCAAGCCCCCCGCCCGCTTCAACGAAGCCACCCTGGTGAAGGAGCTGGAAGAGGATGGCATCGGCCGCCCCTCCACCTACGCCAGCATCATCAGCACCATCCAGGACCGCGACTATGTGAAGAAGCACGAGGGCCGCTTCAAGCCCACGGAGCTGGGCATGGTGGTCACCGACCTGCTCATCCAGGGCTTCCCCCGCCTGCTGGACACGAAATACACCTCGGGCATGGAGGGCAACCTCGATCTCATCGAGGTGGGCAAGCTCACCTTCAAGAAGGCCATGACGGACTTCTACGGCCCCTTCGAGCAGGCCCTGGCCGCCGCCGGGCAGGACATGCAGAACCTCAAGGCCGGCGTGCCCACGGGCGAGAAGTGCCCCAAGTGCGGCGACCGCAAGAAGAACCCCGGCACGCTGCTCAAGCGCATCGGCCGCAACGGGCTCTTCGTGGGCTGCACCAACTACAGCGCCGAGTTGGAAAAGGACAAGTGCGACTACACCGCGGACCTCGAGAAGATGGAGGAGCCCGAAGACGCGCCCGAGTGTCCGCTCTGCGGCACCACGCCCATGAACCTGCGCAAGGGCCAGTGGGGCCCCTTCTGGGCCTGCCCCAACTACCCCAAGTGCAAGGGCATCGTGAAGGCCGATCCGAAAGGCATTCCGGTTCCCCCCGACGAACCCACCGGCGAGACCTGCCCCAACTGCGGCAAGGGCTTCGTGAAGCGCCACGGCCGCTACGGCGAGTTCATCTGCTGCATCGACTACCCCACCTGCAAGACCGTGAAGAAGGAAATCCTGGCCGTGCCCTGCCCCAAGTGCGGCGGCGGCCTCAGCCCCCGGAAAACCCGTTTCGGCAAGGTCTTCTACGGCTGCACCAACTACCCCAAGTGCGACTACACCGCCTGGGACAAACCCGTCCCCGTCACCTGCCCCGCCTGCAAGAACCCCAGCATGGGCGAAAAGACCCGCAAGCCGCGCGGCAAGGACCCCATCCAAGTGCTGCTCTGCCCCAAGTGCGGGCATGAAGAGCCGATGGGGTGA
- the rpmB gene encoding 50S ribosomal protein L28, giving the protein MSRQCEICGKKPQFGNNVSHSNNVTKRRWNPNIQRVRALVGGAPKRLRVCTSCIQAGKVLKAC; this is encoded by the coding sequence ATGTCTCGTCAGTGCGAAATCTGCGGTAAGAAGCCCCAGTTCGGGAACAATGTCTCCCACTCCAACAATGTGACCAAGCGTCGCTGGAACCCGAACATCCAGCGCGTCCGCGCCCTGGTGGGCGGCGCCCCCAAGCGCCTGCGCGTCTGCACCTCCTGCATCCAGGCGGGCAAGGTCCTCAAGGCCTGCTAG
- a CDS encoding OmpW family outer membrane protein: MKSFVLPVALAAGLLSSAPLPAQEGPRQESPWMVRLRAVSLQPADKSDAAAGLPADAIHVSSKTIPEVDISYFFTKNLAAELVLTVPQKHDVTLAGAKIGTFKELPPTLTAQWHFLPGQTVDPYVGLGLNLTLISDVKLAGGALDLDKTSVGPAAQVGVDFKVAKQCFINVDVKYAQIRSEVKTAAGVKVTEVKVDPFLFGVGVGYRF; the protein is encoded by the coding sequence ATGAAGTCCTTCGTCCTGCCGGTGGCCCTGGCCGCCGGACTGCTGAGCTCTGCCCCGCTCCCGGCCCAGGAGGGCCCGCGCCAGGAGAGTCCGTGGATGGTGCGCCTGCGCGCCGTCTCCCTCCAGCCCGCCGACAAGTCCGACGCGGCCGCCGGCCTCCCGGCGGATGCCATCCATGTCAGCTCGAAGACCATCCCAGAGGTGGACATCAGCTACTTCTTCACGAAGAATCTCGCCGCGGAGCTGGTGCTGACGGTGCCGCAGAAGCACGATGTCACCCTGGCCGGAGCGAAGATCGGTACCTTCAAGGAGCTGCCCCCCACCCTCACGGCCCAGTGGCACTTCCTCCCGGGCCAGACGGTGGATCCCTATGTGGGCCTGGGCCTGAACCTCACCCTGATCTCGGATGTGAAGCTGGCGGGCGGCGCCCTGGACCTGGACAAGACGAGCGTGGGTCCCGCGGCCCAGGTGGGGGTGGATTTCAAGGTGGCTAAGCAGTGCTTCATCAATGTCGATGTGAAGTACGCGCAGATTCGCAGCGAGGTGAAGACCGCTGCCGGGGTCAAGGTCACCGAGGTGAAGGTGGATCCGTTCCTCTTCGGCGTGGGAGTTGGCTACCGGTTCTGA
- a CDS encoding cytochrome ubiquinol oxidase subunit I — translation MDALTLSRLQFAVATYFHFLFVPLTLGLSMLVALMETQYVRSGDEDYKRMAKFWGKLFLINFAVGVVTGLTLEFQFGTNWSRYSAYVGDIFGSLLAIEATAAFFLESTFIAVWHFGWEKLSKKAHVTAIWLVAIASNLSAFWILVANAWMQHPTGFVLRNGRAELADFFAVISQRFAILEFIHTLGGAYLTAGFFVLGISAWHLIRKRETAFFKKSFRLAAAWTLIFALFEMAQGHMNAEILSTTQPTKLAAMEAHWETGRHVPMHLLAWPDAANERNAVQSLSVPSGLSLLATYSAGGEVKGLKDYPASERPPVLPVFLSFRAMVGLGVLFLALGFWAWLKRDRIEDQTRFLRVLPWLIPLPYLANELGWTIAELGRQPWIVYGLMKTSDAASPLAASQVGTSLAAFFLVYALLGAVDFYLLFTFARKGPDAAAAAAK, via the coding sequence GTGGACGCCTTGACCTTGTCGCGCCTGCAATTCGCGGTGGCGACCTACTTCCACTTCCTGTTCGTGCCCTTGACCCTGGGGCTCTCCATGCTCGTCGCCCTCATGGAGACGCAGTATGTGCGCTCGGGTGACGAGGACTACAAGCGCATGGCGAAGTTCTGGGGGAAGCTCTTCCTCATCAACTTCGCCGTGGGCGTGGTGACGGGCCTGACGCTGGAGTTCCAGTTCGGCACGAACTGGTCGCGCTACTCCGCCTATGTGGGCGACATCTTCGGCTCGCTGCTGGCCATCGAGGCCACGGCGGCCTTCTTCCTGGAATCCACCTTCATCGCCGTGTGGCACTTCGGCTGGGAGAAGCTGTCGAAGAAGGCCCATGTCACCGCCATCTGGCTCGTGGCCATCGCATCGAACCTGTCGGCCTTCTGGATCCTCGTGGCCAACGCCTGGATGCAGCACCCCACAGGCTTCGTGCTGCGGAATGGCCGCGCCGAGCTGGCGGACTTCTTCGCCGTCATCAGCCAGCGCTTCGCCATCCTCGAGTTCATCCACACCCTGGGTGGCGCCTACCTCACGGCGGGCTTCTTCGTGTTGGGCATCTCGGCCTGGCACCTGATCCGCAAACGCGAGACCGCCTTCTTCAAAAAGTCCTTCCGCCTGGCGGCGGCCTGGACGCTGATCTTCGCCCTCTTCGAGATGGCCCAGGGCCACATGAACGCCGAGATCCTCAGCACCACCCAGCCCACCAAGCTGGCGGCCATGGAGGCCCACTGGGAGACCGGCCGCCATGTGCCCATGCACCTGCTGGCCTGGCCCGACGCGGCCAACGAGCGCAACGCCGTGCAATCGCTCTCCGTGCCCAGCGGCCTCAGCCTTCTGGCCACCTACTCTGCCGGCGGAGAGGTCAAGGGCCTGAAGGACTACCCCGCCTCGGAGCGGCCTCCGGTGCTGCCCGTGTTCCTCAGCTTCCGCGCCATGGTGGGGCTGGGCGTGCTCTTCCTGGCGTTAGGCTTCTGGGCTTGGCTGAAACGCGACCGCATCGAGGACCAGACCCGGTTCCTGAGGGTGCTGCCCTGGCTCATCCCGCTGCCCTACCTGGCCAACGAGCTGGGCTGGACCATCGCGGAGCTGGGCCGGCAGCCCTGGATCGTCTACGGCCTGATGAAGACCTCGGACGCGGCCTCGCCCCTGGCGGCCTCGCAGGTGGGGACTTCACTCGCGGCCTTCTTCCTGGTCTATGCGCTGCTGGGCGCCGTGGACTTCTACCTGCTGTTCACATTCGCCCGGAAGGGCCCTGATGCCGCCGCCGCGGCCGCGAAGTGA
- a CDS encoding bacteriohemerythrin: MAWQPELVTGQDQIDAEHRSLVDAVNRLHAALDQGKDREEIGKILGFLRDYAVTHFSSEEALMIRVGYPRASAHFAAHADLTLQLSDLLADFRAGRARVTEAVLAFLETWLVEHILRQDQDLGAFVRQRSLEA, translated from the coding sequence ATGGCATGGCAACCCGAGCTGGTCACAGGCCAGGACCAGATCGACGCGGAGCACCGCTCGCTGGTGGACGCGGTGAACCGGCTGCACGCCGCGTTGGATCAGGGGAAGGACCGGGAGGAGATCGGGAAGATCCTGGGCTTCCTCCGGGACTACGCGGTCACCCATTTCAGCTCCGAGGAGGCCCTGATGATCCGGGTGGGGTACCCCCGGGCCTCGGCCCACTTCGCGGCCCACGCGGACCTGACCCTGCAGCTGAGCGACCTGCTGGCGGACTTCCGCGCCGGCCGGGCCCGGGTGACGGAGGCCGTGCTGGCCTTCCTCGAGACCTGGCTGGTGGAGCACATCCTGCGCCAGGACCAGGACCTGGGCGCCTTCGTGCGGCAGCGGAGCCTGGAGGCCTAG
- the cydB gene encoding cytochrome d ubiquinol oxidase subunit II — translation MLESIWFVIWGVAWAVYFMLDGFDLGLGTLFPFLAKNETDKRILVNAMGPFWDGNEVWLITAGGVTFAAFPRAYAIMFSGLYTPLMLLLFALILRGVAFEFRGKVDSARWRATWDACLVVGSFLPALLLGVAFANIFKGLPLDAAGLFHGDLLTLLNPYGLLGGVLFVLMFAVHGALWLTTRTEGELQARAGRMATVLWLVEAVVAVAFLAMTWFSTRLWQHVLAKPVLLFLPLLAVAGLLLTRVFAAQAAWWKAWFSSSALILGAVLFGVAGLFPDLLPSSMDPAASVTAFNAASSPLTLKIMLGVVLCFLPVVIGYQLWVYLTFRDTVTAESIQKGPAY, via the coding sequence ATGCTGGAATCCATCTGGTTCGTGATCTGGGGCGTGGCCTGGGCCGTCTACTTCATGCTCGACGGCTTCGACCTGGGCCTGGGCACGCTGTTCCCCTTCCTGGCGAAGAACGAGACCGACAAACGCATCCTCGTGAACGCCATGGGCCCCTTCTGGGACGGCAATGAGGTGTGGCTCATCACGGCGGGCGGCGTGACCTTCGCGGCCTTCCCGAGGGCCTACGCCATCATGTTCTCGGGCCTCTACACGCCGCTGATGCTGCTGCTCTTCGCGCTGATCCTGCGGGGCGTGGCCTTCGAGTTCCGGGGCAAGGTGGACAGCGCCCGCTGGCGCGCCACCTGGGACGCCTGTCTGGTCGTGGGCTCCTTCCTGCCCGCGCTGCTGTTGGGCGTGGCCTTCGCCAACATCTTCAAGGGCCTGCCCCTGGATGCCGCCGGGCTCTTCCACGGCGACCTGCTCACGCTGCTCAACCCCTACGGCCTGCTGGGCGGCGTGCTCTTTGTGCTGATGTTCGCCGTGCATGGCGCCCTGTGGCTGACCACGCGCACCGAGGGCGAGCTGCAGGCCCGCGCCGGTCGCATGGCCACCGTCTTGTGGTTGGTCGAGGCCGTGGTGGCCGTGGCCTTCCTGGCCATGACCTGGTTCAGCACTCGGCTCTGGCAGCATGTGCTGGCGAAGCCCGTCCTCCTGTTCCTGCCGCTGCTGGCCGTCGCGGGACTGCTGCTGACGCGAGTCTTCGCGGCGCAGGCGGCCTGGTGGAAGGCCTGGTTTTCCTCCTCGGCCCTCATCCTCGGCGCCGTGCTCTTCGGCGTGGCGGGCCTCTTCCCCGACCTGCTGCCCTCCAGCATGGACCCCGCGGCCTCGGTGACGGCCTTCAACGCCGCCTCCAGCCCCCTGACGCTCAAGATCATGCTGGGCGTCGTGCTCTGCTTCCTGCCCGTGGTGATCGGCTACCAGTTGTGGGTGTACCTGACCTTCCGGGACACGGTGACGGCGGAGAGCATCCAGAAGGGCCCTGCGTATTGA
- a CDS encoding Rrf2 family transcriptional regulator, giving the protein MIGISRQTDYAARLVLHLASLPEGTRASIAEIAEARLLPAPFVRRLIGGLAKAGILQTTRGTGGGIALARAASDISLLDVVTALEGPIVLNQCLDGHHHCPLAHGCPIQAAWAEAARALETHLAGVRFDALARSPETHLAAHLRCHSALRTQAASSCS; this is encoded by the coding sequence ATGATCGGCATCTCCAGACAGACGGATTACGCGGCGCGGCTGGTGCTCCACCTGGCCTCGTTGCCGGAGGGGACGCGCGCTTCCATCGCGGAGATCGCCGAGGCCCGCCTCCTGCCCGCGCCCTTCGTCCGCCGCCTCATCGGCGGCCTGGCCAAGGCGGGGATTCTCCAGACGACCCGGGGCACGGGGGGCGGCATCGCCCTGGCCCGGGCCGCGTCGGACATCTCCCTCCTGGATGTGGTGACCGCCCTCGAAGGCCCCATCGTCCTCAACCAGTGCCTGGACGGACATCACCACTGCCCCCTGGCCCACGGCTGCCCCATCCAGGCGGCCTGGGCCGAGGCCGCCCGTGCCCTGGAGACCCACCTGGCCGGCGTGCGCTTCGATGCGCTGGCCCGCTCTCCGGAGACCCACCTCGCCGCCCACCTGCGCTGCCACTCGGCGCTCAGGACCCAGGCGGCGTCGAGCTGTTCCTGA
- the tsaB gene encoding tRNA (adenosine(37)-N6)-threonylcarbamoyltransferase complex dimerization subunit type 1 TsaB, which yields MLLALDTTTEILHLALIQGDRAWTRRVASGVGRGHSERLIPALEALMAEAGGRPMDLSGVAACLGPGGFTSLRIGVATAEGLGLTGLPTWGFSAFALRAEALRQVKGQAGAAGPFWILLDGQRSEAFHQRWAEGPTEPAAKHPLAALPERVGAEPWWAPEAFAAKVEAVLPAHRISLSDEGEATLAGLVALARRVSQGPPEAPLVPFYLRETDAEVNFPHAAAHLPEALRKGVAR from the coding sequence ATGCTGCTCGCCCTCGACACCACCACGGAGATCCTGCACCTGGCGCTGATCCAGGGGGATCGCGCATGGACGCGGCGGGTGGCGTCGGGGGTGGGGCGGGGGCACAGCGAGCGGCTGATCCCCGCGCTGGAGGCGTTGATGGCCGAGGCCGGCGGCAGGCCGATGGATCTGTCGGGCGTGGCGGCCTGCCTGGGGCCGGGCGGCTTCACGAGCCTGCGCATCGGCGTGGCCACGGCCGAGGGCCTGGGCCTCACGGGGCTGCCCACCTGGGGCTTCTCGGCCTTCGCCCTGCGGGCCGAAGCGCTGCGCCAGGTCAAGGGCCAGGCTGGCGCGGCGGGACCATTCTGGATTCTGCTGGACGGCCAGCGCAGCGAGGCCTTCCACCAGCGCTGGGCGGAGGGCCCCACGGAGCCCGCCGCCAAGCACCCGCTGGCCGCCCTCCCCGAGCGGGTGGGGGCCGAGCCCTGGTGGGCCCCGGAGGCCTTTGCGGCCAAGGTGGAGGCGGTGCTGCCCGCGCACCGGATTTCTCTGTCCGATGAGGGGGAAGCCACCCTGGCGGGCCTGGTGGCCCTGGCGCGGCGCGTCTCCCAGGGGCCGCCGGAAGCGCCCCTGGTGCCCTTCTACCTGCGGGAGACCGATGCCGAGGTGAACTTCCCCCACGCCGCCGCCCACCTGCCGGAGGCCCTGCGGAAGGGCGTGGCGCGGTGA
- a CDS encoding GNAT family N-acetyltransferase encodes MREGPESGVRRLAAGEPLPAWVTRLDRTAFGSAWKAPAEHETLWLVPEVAFARWSRVPAAGEAELLRIAVDPAHRGRGLGQVLLEACQRQLAEEGLTHLFLEVRPSNAAAIRLYRACGWEPCGRRPGYYPDGEDAVLYRRG; translated from the coding sequence GTGAGGGAGGGTCCGGAGTCCGGAGTCCGGCGGCTGGCGGCCGGCGAGCCCCTGCCGGCCTGGGTGACGCGGCTGGACCGCACGGCCTTCGGCTCGGCCTGGAAGGCCCCCGCCGAGCACGAGACCCTGTGGCTGGTGCCGGAGGTGGCCTTCGCCCGGTGGTCGCGGGTGCCCGCGGCCGGAGAGGCGGAATTGCTGCGCATCGCCGTGGATCCGGCCCACCGGGGCCGGGGCCTGGGCCAGGTTCTGCTGGAGGCCTGCCAGCGGCAGCTGGCCGAGGAGGGGCTGACCCACCTGTTCCTGGAGGTGCGGCCCTCCAACGCCGCGGCCATCCGCCTCTACCGGGCCTGCGGGTGGGAACCCTGCGGGCGGCGGCCCGGCTACTACCCCGATGGGGAAGACGCGGTGCTCTACCGGCGAGGATGA
- a CDS encoding sugar diacid recognition domain-containing protein — MDRDIANKIIDFIYTATGMNSIVCDVEGTIVAAKIKSRVGDLHSGARKMLQENLPHIIITAAEEEASGGTVRAGINLPIRHNDELIGSIGIPGDPEKTLLVTKMASGLFSKELRERELLDLLLGHAAQMDSAITTIVSTVEQVNASQEKVSSMVDEVEQLVQASFEDIKTTGEVVETIQSIASNTQMLGLNAAIEAAHAKEAGRGFAIVAEAVRKLSDQSSASVEDIKVTQAHLNESMGRVVDFSKDLTTQTHEQTNATNAIAHMVLDLKKISEALMAMTQS; from the coding sequence ATGGATCGGGACATCGCGAACAAGATCATTGATTTCATCTACACCGCCACGGGCATGAACTCGATCGTCTGCGATGTGGAGGGGACCATCGTCGCCGCCAAGATCAAGTCCCGGGTCGGCGACCTGCACTCCGGCGCGCGGAAGATGCTGCAGGAGAACCTGCCCCACATCATCATCACGGCCGCCGAAGAGGAAGCCTCGGGCGGAACCGTCCGGGCGGGCATCAACCTCCCCATCCGGCACAATGACGAGCTGATCGGCTCCATCGGCATCCCCGGCGATCCCGAGAAGACGCTGCTGGTGACCAAGATGGCCTCGGGCCTGTTCTCGAAGGAGCTCCGCGAGCGCGAGCTGCTGGACCTTCTGCTGGGCCACGCGGCGCAGATGGACAGCGCCATCACCACCATCGTGTCCACGGTGGAGCAGGTGAACGCCTCCCAGGAGAAGGTCTCCAGCATGGTCGACGAGGTGGAGCAGCTGGTTCAGGCCTCCTTCGAGGACATCAAGACCACCGGCGAGGTGGTCGAGACCATCCAGTCCATCGCCAGCAACACCCAGATGCTCGGCTTGAACGCGGCCATCGAGGCGGCCCACGCCAAGGAGGCCGGCCGGGGCTTCGCCATCGTGGCCGAGGCCGTGCGGAAGCTGTCCGACCAGTCCAGCGCCTCGGTCGAGGACATCAAGGTCACCCAGGCCCACCTGAACGAATCCATGGGCCGCGTGGTCGATTTCTCGAAAGATCTGACCACCCAGACCCACGAGCAGACCAACGCGACCAACGCCATCGCCCACATGGTGCTGGACCTGAAGAAGATCAGCGAAGCCCTGATGGCCATGACCCAGTCCTGA
- a CDS encoding DNA-processing protein DprA, with amino-acid sequence MDLPLWALAFTVLDWPERHKAEAWAALQAGVEPTLSTEQAGALARLEADLPRRRQEARDREARLLLPGDRETDPQETAAVEALLAPLPYPVALWVRGTLPPPGPRLAIVGSRQASSRGKARTRAWAKAFTEAGLAVVSGLARGIDGAAHLGALEAVPGPSGLTGTWGILGSGFDHPYPPEHVPLMARMVAAGGGVITPFPPEAPPRAWHFPRRNWLLAAWTYGVLVTEARLKSGSLVTARLALDLGKELWVCPGSPEDPSAEGPNFLLREGAARICLSPSDLLEDLAPARSLDKPPPIGSILSPLGVPPWPGS; translated from the coding sequence ATGGATCTGCCCCTCTGGGCCCTCGCCTTCACCGTGCTGGATTGGCCCGAGCGCCACAAGGCCGAGGCCTGGGCCGCGCTCCAGGCTGGCGTGGAGCCGACCCTCTCCACCGAGCAGGCCGGGGCCCTGGCCCGCCTGGAGGCCGACCTCCCCCGGCGGCGGCAGGAGGCCCGGGACCGGGAGGCCCGCCTGCTGCTGCCCGGGGATCGGGAAACCGATCCTCAGGAAACCGCCGCCGTGGAGGCCCTGCTGGCGCCCCTGCCCTACCCCGTGGCCCTGTGGGTGCGCGGCACCCTGCCGCCCCCCGGCCCCCGCCTGGCCATCGTGGGCAGCCGCCAGGCCAGCAGCCGGGGCAAGGCCCGCACCCGGGCCTGGGCGAAGGCCTTCACTGAGGCCGGCCTGGCCGTGGTGTCGGGCCTGGCCCGGGGCATCGACGGCGCAGCCCACCTGGGGGCGCTCGAGGCCGTCCCCGGGCCCTCCGGCCTGACGGGCACCTGGGGCATCCTGGGCTCGGGCTTCGACCACCCCTATCCGCCCGAGCATGTCCCCCTCATGGCCCGCATGGTGGCCGCCGGGGGCGGGGTGATCACCCCCTTTCCGCCCGAGGCCCCGCCCCGGGCCTGGCACTTCCCCCGGCGGAACTGGCTGCTGGCGGCCTGGACCTACGGGGTGCTGGTCACCGAGGCCCGGCTCAAGTCCGGCTCCCTGGTCACGGCCCGCCTGGCCCTGGACCTGGGCAAGGAGCTCTGGGTGTGTCCCGGATCACCGGAGGACCCTTCGGCCGAGGGGCCCAACTTTTTGCTAAGAGAGGGCGCCGCAAGGATTTGCCTATCGCCTTCCGACCTGCTCGAGGACCTCGCCCCCGCCCGGTCACTTGACAAACCTCCGCCCATAGGATCCATCCTTAGCCCCCTAGGAGTTCCGCCGTGGCCAGGAAGCTGA